One genomic region from Xiphophorus couchianus chromosome 21, X_couchianus-1.0, whole genome shotgun sequence encodes:
- the LOC114137061 gene encoding homeobox protein Mohawk-like isoform X4 has translation MPSRIIDQLDGVRLVWSLLKNPNAEVQASAAWAICPCIENAKDAGEMVLFLIGGLKLIIQLLKSPSNEVLTSICAVIAKLAKDKEILGVLSDRGVVPLLAGLTNTTDDRLRCHLAEAIGHCCMWSSNRACFGDHGAVGLLVSYLESNDNLLLLNTTMALYQLSKDPNNIITMHEEGVVEERRGDSFPPRTFWIRAQQRNLRTERPKMNTVVFNKLSSQVLFEEKAKEVEMSSRNYLEVIDGQHPDLLCSSPAIRDSQAARHRRSGGRPSGSKVRHKRQALQDMARPLKQWLYKHRDNPYPTKTEKILLALGSQMTLVQVSNWFANARRRLKNTVRQPDLSWALRIKLYNKYVQGNAEKLSVSSDDSCSQDGDNPQRTQSGPEDLTKPLYQSVIKKEGSPMVGVAIGMDPGLRSAVEVEDYVSPPKYKSSLLHRYLNDSLRHVMVANAVMDARKRNHSGSFSSNEFDDELLSPSSSEAEAHFVYRAEATDHGSSQHDKGNGGVAATQKAKDETYWKEINAAMALTNLAQGKDSVSGTTSCIIQKSSHIAETLASTSGACFPAS, from the exons ATGCCTTCAAG AATCATTGACCAGCTTGATGGAGTCCGCCTGGTTTGGTCACTACTAAAGAATCCCAATGCAGAAGTTCAGGCTAGTGCTGCATGGGCCATTTGTCCGTGCATCGAGAATGCAAAG GACGCCGGGGAAATGGTTCTCTTCCTGATCGGTGGACTGAAGCTGATCATTCAGTTACTGAAGTCACCAAGCAACGAGGTGCTGACAAGCATTTGTGCCGTCATTGCCAAGCTAGCCAAAGACAAGGAGATCCTGGGCGTCCTCTCTGACCGCGGGGTTGTCCCTCTGCTGGCCGGGCTGACTAACACA ACTGATGACAGACTCCGCTGCCACCTGGCCGAGGCCATCGGCCACTGCTGCATGTGGAGCTCCAATAGGGCATGCTTTGGTGACCATGGAGCCGTTGGCCTTCTGGTTTCTTACCTGGAGTCGAACGACAATTTGCTCCTCCTTAACACAACCATGGCCCTGTACCAACTGTCCAAAGACCCCAACAACATCATCACCATGCATGAGGAAGGAGTCGTTGAG GAGAGACGCGGGGACAGTTTTCCTCCACGAACCTTTTGGATTCGAGCGCAGCAGAGAAATCTGCGGACCGAGCGGCCAAAGATGAACACCGTTGTGTTTAACAAGCTGAGCAGTCAGGTCCTGTTTGAGGAGAAGGCGAAGGAAGTGGAAATGAGCAGCAGAAATTACCTGGAGGTCATCGACGGTCAACATCCAGATCTCCTCTGCAGCAGCCCGGCCATCAGAGACAGCCAGGCGGCCAGACACAGGCGGAGCGG GGGTCGTCCCAGCGGCAGCAAAGTGCGACACAAGCGCCAGGCCCTGCAGGACATGGCGCGGCCGCTCAAGCAGTGGCTCTACAAGCACAGAGACAACCCGTACCCGACCAAGACGGAGAAAATCCTGCTGGCGCTCGGCTCGCAGATGACTCTGGTCCAG GTGTCCAACTGGTTCGCCAATGCCAGGAGACGCCTGAAGAACACGGTGAGGCAGCCGGACCTGAGCTGGGCGCTCCGGATCAAACTCTACAACAAATACGTTCAGGGCAACGCAGAGAAGCTGAGCGTCAGCAGCGACGACAGCTGCTCCCAAG ATGGAGACAACCCTCAGAGGACACAGAGCGGTCCTGAGGATCTCACCAAGCCCTTGTACCAGAGCGTCATCAAGAAGGAAGGCTCCCCCATGGTGGGCGTGGCCATCGGCATGGACCCAGGGCTGCGTTCTGCAGTGGAGGTCGAGGACTACGTGTCTCCACCCAAGTACAAGAGCAGCCTGCTGCACCGCTACCTGAACGACTCTCTGCGGCACGTCATGGTGGCCAACGCTGTCATGGACGCTCGCAAGAGGAACCACTCTGGCTCCTTCAGCTCCAACGAGTTCGATGACGAGCTGCTGTCGCCATCGTCCTCTGAAGCTGAGGCCCACTTCGTCTATCGAGCCG AAGCCACAGACCATGGATCAAGTCAACATGACAA GGGCAACGGTGGCGTCGCAGCGACGCAGAAGGCCAAAGATGAGACGTACTGGAAGGAGATCAACGCCGCCATGGCCTTGACCAACTTGGCTCAGGGGAAGGACAGCGTCTCCGGGACAACCAGCTGCATCATCCAGAAGTCCTCCCATATAGCTGAG ACGCTGGCCTCCACCTCCGGCGCGTGTTTCCCAGCCAGCTGA